The Rhizobium sp. BG4 genomic sequence GCCTTCAGCATGACGTCGTAATAGCCGGGGACCGGCCAGTCGGGATAGAAGCCGAGGCCGTTCTGCGCGACCAGCTTGTTGAAGAGCTCGACCTCGATCTTGCCGACGGGATCGGTGACCATGGCCGGATCGGCAGCGATAGGCAGACCGCCGGAATTGCCGAACAGGGCCTGGTTGTCCTTCGACAGCGTGATGTCGATGAAGTCGTAGGCGAGGTCCTTGTTCTTGGCGTTCTTCGGAACGACCCAGATGTTACCCGTCGAGGCCGGCGAGATGACATTGCCCGGGAACAGGAACTGGCTGGCCTTGAAGTTCTTGATTGCGCCGAACTGGGCGCCATACCACGTGCCGGTCACCACCATCGGCGACTTGCCGGTTTCGAACAGGTTGGCCATGTCAGGCGCCTTCAGGCCGGTCGAGTCCTTGGAAATATAGCCCTTCTTGACCCATTCCTGCAGCTTCTGGCCGGCATAGACGAAGGGCGCGGAGTCGAGCGGCGCACGGATCGCCTGGAAATCGTTGACCCACTTCGCATCGGCCTTCGACAGCGCGAAGAGATACATCAGGTGCTGCGCCGGATAGTCGTTGGCAGCTTCGGCAATGGGGGTGATGCCCTTCTTGACGAAGACATCCATCACCTTTTCCATGTCTTCCAGCGTCTTCGGCACTTCGACGCCGGCTTCCTTGAACATGTTCTCGTTGTAGAAAACCGAGACGAATTCGCCGTAATTGGCAACGCCGATCAGCGGCCCGTTGCCATAGATGCCCTTCTCGTCATAGCGGCTCAGCTGGTTGCTGGCATCGGAGAGAACCTTGTCCCAGCCGCGCTGCTTGGCAACGTCGCCGAGATCGGTCAGCAGGCCCTGCGATGCGGCGAGACCGGCAACGGCGTTGCCCTTGTTATATTCCATCAGATCCGGCGCTTCGGCCGAATTGAGGATCATGGTGCCGGACTTGGTGATTTGGTCGAAGGTCTTCAGTTCGAACTGAACTTTGACGTCGGGGTGCTTTTGCTGAAAAGTTTCGAGCGCCTTCTTCCAGGTGATGCCGGCAGCACTCGCCGCATCTTCATACCACCAGATCTTGAAGGTCTTGTCCTCGGCATGAACGGTGCCGGACATCAGCACCGAGACGCCGAGAGCGAACGCAAGTCTTGATATCGCTTTCATACTTTCCTCCCAAAAAGCGGCTGTGCCGCGAAAGCTGTCACGTTAGCGTCGCGCCTGGCCTCCCCGCCGGCACACCGCACGATAGGTCACTCAGCCGGGATCGGCAACAAAATCGCCGCCCCGGGCATGCTTCAGATGGTTCAGCGCATGGACCTGACCGGTCATTTCGAGCGCATCGCGATAAACAGGGTCGTGCCAGCCTTCGATATCGATCGATCCCGACCAACCGGCGAGGCGAAGCTCGGAAATGATGTCGGTCCAGTTGCTGTCGCCGAAGCCCGGCGTGCGCATGAAGACGAATTTTTCCTTGCCGAAGATGCCGTGTTCCTTGATGACGTCCCAGCGAATCGTCGCGTCCTTGCCGTGGACGTGGAAGATCTTCGAGGCCCATTTGCGGATCTGCGGCAGCGGCTCGATGAGATAGACCATCTGGTGGCAGGGTTCCCATTCAAGGCCGATATTGTCATCCGGCGTCTCGTTGAAGATCAACTCCCAGGCATCCGGGTTATGGGCGATGTTCCAGTCGCCGGTCGCCCAGTTGCCGTCCATGGCGCAGTTCTCGAAGGCGATCCTGACGCCCTTGTCGGCGGCGCGCTTCGCAAGTTCGCTCCAGATCTCTCTGTAGCGCGGCAGGCTGTCGGTCAGCACCTTGCCGCGGATGCGGCCGGTAAAGCCGGCAACGCAGGTGGCGCCGAAGTGATGGGCGTTTTCGATGCAATCCTTCCAGCCCTGCAGCGTCTGCAGGTCGATCTCGGTTTCCTCGAGCGGATTGCCGAACATGCCGAGCGTCGAAATCGTGATGTCGCGGTCGCCGATCGCATCCTTGCAGCGCTTGCCGAGCTCGGCGAGATCCTGCCCATTCGTCGTCTGCCAGAAGAAGGGCTCGAAGCTTTCGAAACCCATGCCGGCGATCTGGCCGATGCGCTCGGCGGCGCCGCCACTCGAGGCGCTGATCATGGTGCCGATGCGGATGGACTTTGCGGGGTTACTCACGTTCTCATTCCTTATGCTGAAATTTCGACGCGCTTGCCCGTCCTGGCGCTCTCGATGGCGCCGAAGACCATGGCAAGGCTTCTGATGTTGTCGGAACTGGCCGTCTCCGGCCGCTTGCCCGAGCGGATCGCCTCGATGAAGCTGGCGATCACGCTGGCATGGCCGTGCGTCTCTTCGTCATGCTCCGGTCCGGGGACCTCGACGGGCGCAAACCCGTGCAGCAGGCCGGGTTCGGCGCCGGAGGTGGCGGCGCTGAAATTCTCCGCGCCATCCCAGGTGAGCATCCCCTTCGAGCCGACGAGGCGCCATTCGCTTTCCCAGCTGGTGCGCTCGCCTTCGGCGCACCAGGAGCCGCGATAGGTGAAGACCACGTCATCGGCGAATTCGAACGTGGCATTGGCCGAGGCGCCGTGGCGGTACCAGGAGCCCTTGGGGTTCTTCTCGACGCAATAGACGGCGAGCGGCTTCTTGCCGGCGACGTAGCGCGCCGCATCGAAGGTGTGGATCGCCATGTCGAGCAGCAGGACATTGTCCATCTCCTCGCGGAAGCCGCCGAAATGCGGGGCGATGAAGAAGTCGCAATGGATGCCGGTGAGATCGCCGATCGCTCCGCTTTCGACGAAGCGGCGCATGCGGCGCACGCCTGAAATGAAGCGGCGGTTCTGGATGATCGCGTGGACCTTGCCGGCATCGGCGGCGAGATCGATCAGGGCGGCCCCCTCTGCAAGCGAAGTCGCCATCGGCTTTTCGCTGAGCACATGGCAGCCGGCCTTCAGCGCCGCGGAGACGACGGCAAAGCGGGCCGCGGGAATGACGACGTCGAAGACGATATCGGCCCTGGTCTGCGCGATGACGTCGTTGAGATCGGTGCCGATCACCGCATCAACGAGACCGAACTCGGCGGCAAGCGCCTGCGCGACCTCGGGGTTCAAATCCACGAGGCCCCTGATCGCGATCGCATCGGCCAGCGCCGGCGTTTCCTTGATCGCGCGCAGCCAGCCTTTGGACATAGCTCCGCACCCGCAGAGAACGGCATTCAGTTTCACTGATTTCCTCCCGTGGCGCGTCTTCAACCATCCTCCGAAAACGCATCCCGTAAACGTTTACGATAGTATTCAGAAACGTTTCCTGCTGTCAAGACAGGCTTAATTTAGAGAAAATGCTGCGGAAAACATGAGCATAAACGAGGCCTTAGCCGGCTTTGCATTGCGCTGCAGCACAAAAAAATCCGCCATGTCATCTGGCTGTTAAACAAACATTCTACTAAGCTCGGGATCGGGTTGCACAGCCGTGCAATGGGAGGAGACACGATGAACCAGGACGCGTTTCTGGAACTGAATTCTGTTGCCTGCAGATATGGCAACACCAAGGTTCTGAACGATATCAACCTCAGCATCCAGCGCGGCGAGTTCGTGGCGCTGCTCGGCTCTTCCGGCTGCGGAAAGACGACGCTGCTGCGCGTTCTGGCAGGCTTCATCGCCCCCTCCTCCGGCACCGTCTCGGTGCGCCAGCGCGACGTAACCTACATGCCGCCGGACAAGCGCGGCATGGCGCTGGTCTTCCAGTCCTATGCGCTGTGGCCGCACATGACGGTGGCGCAGAACATCGGCTACGGCCTGAAGCTCAAGGGTGTCGCCAAGGCAGCGATCGCCGAGCGGGTCAATGCCATGCAGAAACTTCTCGGTCTCGATGGGCTCGGAGCGCGCAAACCGGCAGCGCTCTCCGGCGGCCAGCGCCAGCGTGTCGCCCTCGGGCGCGCGCTGGCGGTCGATCCTGAGATCCTGCTGCTCGACGAACCGCTCTCCAATCTCGACGCTCGCATCCGCCTGACGGTGCGCCACGAATTGCGCGCGCTGCAGAAGCGCCTCGGCATCACCGCCGTCCACGTCACGCACGACCGCGAAGAGGCGATGGTCATGGCCGACCGGATCGTCATCTTGAATACCGGCGAGATCGCCCAGCAGGGTACGCCCGAGGACGTCTACAATCGTCCGGCTTCGGCTTTCGTCGCCGCCTTCATGGGCGCCGAGAACGTGCTCTTCCTGGAAGGCAGCCCGCAGGGCGACAGTTTCCACATCGCCGCCGGGCCCGCGAATGCCGCAGGCAGCGTGGCGCTTCTCGGCCGTCAGCTGCAGGCGGGCGCGGTCGAGGCCCGTTTTCGCCCGGAAGCGGCGCAGCTCCTGCCGATGGATACGCCGATCGCGGCGCCCGGCATGACCTTCACCGGCGAAGTCACCGCCGTCAGCTATCCCGGCGGCCACTGGCGCCATTCCGTGCGGCTTGGCGATCGCGAGATCATGGCCGATGCGCCGCGCGCCTTCGAGCCCGGCGACCGCGTGCAGGTCCATGTCGGGCCTGACGCGCTTTTCCTCTTCAATTCGCCGGAGTCCAACCCGGCCATTTCCATTTCCCGGTCCGCGGCCGGGAAAGCCCACGCATGACTTTATTCCTTTGAACCCTGGAGAGCACTCATGAAAAGACTGACCTATGCAGCTTTCGCCGTCGCCCTCGCCGCCCTGCCGGTCAAGGCCGATGAGCTGACCGTCGCAACCGCCGGCGACCAGAACATGGTCGATTACATCAACCAGTATCTCGGACCGCTCTTTGAAAAGACCTATCCGGGCAACACTGTCCGTGCCGTCGGCACCGGCCCCGGCGATGCCGGCTCGCAGAAGATCCTCGAGCGCTTCGACGCCCAGCAGGCCGCCAACACCGCCAACTGGGATATCGACGTCGCCGTCGTCCACGAGAAGTTCGCCGGCCCGATGGTCCAGAAGGGCTATCTCGAAAAGTATCGCAGCGCGATCGACACCGGCAAGCTCGTCTCGCGCGACAACGCCAAGAACGCCCTCGGCTCCGACGTCGACGGCTACGTCATGCCGATGTTCAACAGCCAGACGGCGATCGCCTATAACCCGACGCTCGTTCCGAACCCGCCCAAGAGCTACACCGAGCTCGCCGCATGGGCCAAGGAACATCCGAAGCAGTTCGGCTATAACGGCATCAAGGGCGGCGCTTCCGGCGTCAGCTTCGTCATGGGCTGGATCTACGCTTTCGGCGGCGGCGATGCCAACAACCTGATGACCGGTCCGTTCAAGCAGGACGAAACCGCCAAGTGGGGCGATGCCTTCAAGAGCCTCGCCGACTTCACCAAGAACGCGACGCTGACGCCGGGAAATGCCGGCACGCTCGACCTCCTGTCGCGCGGCGAAATCGCCATGGGCCCGGTCTGGGTCGACATGTTCTACTCCTGGCAGGCCAACGGCCAGCTGCCGCCCGAGCTGAAGCTCGTCCTGCCGGCTCCGGGCATGCCGGGCCAGCCGATGCACTATGTCGTTCCGGCCAAGGCATCGCATAAGGATCTCGCGGAGAAGTTCATCGCGCTCGCCACCAGCCCGGAAGTCCAGGCCGACGGCATCGTCAAGAAGTTCAACTGGTATCCGGGCATCGACGCGCAGTTCGTCAAGCCGAAGCTCGACGACGCCACCTGGAACAAGCTCTTCGTCGACATCACGCCTGAAGATCTCGCCACCAAGGGCAAGCCCTTCCCGATCGCCCAGTACAACACGGCGATCCTCGAAGCCTACGAGCAGTCTGTGAAGTAAGCGATTTGGCTCCCCGCCGTCAGCGGCGGGGAGTTTCTTTCCGAAGCGAGGTCGAACGATGTCCAGACGCCTGCTCGGTCTCCTGCTCGTGCTCCCGGCACTGGCGGTGATCGCCTTCCTCTTCATCCTGCCGCTTGTCATGTCGGCGGTCGGCGCCTTCAGGATCGAAGGCGGCGGGTTCGGCTGGGACAATTTCTACAAGACCTTCGATCTCTACACGAAAGACATCGTCTTCTCGGTGGTGATCATCACCATTTCCACGATCCTCATCGGCCTCGCCTCAATCGCCATCGGCGGCTATCTGACGCTTGGCGAGCACCCGGTCGCGGTCGCCATCCTGCGCTGGCTCTATCGCTGGCCGATGTTCATTCCATTCATCGTCGTCGGCCAGATCCTGCGCACCTTCCTTGCCAAGAGCGGCCTGATGAACAGCACGCTGATCAGTCTCGGCCTGCTGACGCCGCTCGATGCGCAGAGCTATCTCGACTGGCGCGGCATCGTCATCGCCTTCGTCTGGAAGCAGACGCCCTTCGTGGCGCTACTCGTCGCCGGCGCCATGGCATCCGTCAACCGCGACACGATCGAGGCCGCACGCAATCTCGGCGCCTCGAAACTGCGCGTCCTCTTTGAAATCCTCGTACCGCAGGTGTCGGTGACGCTGACCGTCGGCCTCATCCTCTCCTTCGTGACGATGATGTCTGTTCTGTCTGTGCCGCTGATGATCAACGCCCAGTCGCCGACGATGCTGACGGCCGATATCGCTTTCCGCGTCAACGCCTATGGCGATTACGGCGTGGCCAATGCGCTCGGCCTCGTGTCGCTGGTGCTCGCCTCGTCGGTCGCCTGGATCTACCTGCGCCAGAGCCTGAAGGAGCGCGCATGAGCACCGCAACGCTGTCCGCCACGCAATCCCATCCGCTCTCGGCGCTCTGGTGGATCCCGCGCGCCATCATCTTCGGGCTGATGGCCTTCTTCATCTTCGGGCCACTCGCCAATCTGCTGCTCTGGACTGTCGCGGAGAAATGGTACTTCCCGCATAGCCTGCCGCTGCAATATGGCTTCAGCAGCTGGGCGAAGGTGTTTGCGCCGCGCGGCGGCGCGGTCGAGTCGCTCACCAATTCGCTGGTTGTCGCGGTGCTGACCGTCGTCGTTTCGCTGTTGCTCGCGATCCCGGCAGGCTATGCACTGGCGCGGCTGAAGCTGCCGTTCCGGGCGCTGATCCTGCTCGCTTTCCTCATTCCACAGGCTTTTCCAAATCTAACCGTCTACGTGAACGTGGCCCGAATTTTCTACGAGATCCGCCTCAACGGCACGATCCTCGGCGTCGTTCTCGTCCATGCCTCGCACGGTCTCGTCTATGCGGTCTGGATCGCGACAGCGGCCTTCTCGGCGATCGACGAGGAGCTGGAACAGGCGGCGCGCTCGGCCGGTGCCAGCGCCATGCGCGCCTTCATGGACATCACGCTGCCGCTCGCGGCACCCGGCCTGATGGCGAGCGCCATCTTCGTTTTCCTCGAGAGCCTCGACGAATTTACCGGCAGCTATTTTGTGGGCGCTCCTGACGTGAACATGCTGCCGCTTCTGCTGTATACTGCGGGTTCGGGCGGCAATTATCAGATCGCGTCGATCACCGCCCTCTTGCTGCTCATTCCATCCTTGGTTTTTATGCTTATCGTTGAGCGATTCCTGAAGGCAGACGTCCTATCGCGTGTGGGGCACTGAGAGATTGCCATGAATGACGGCCCAACCAACGACCTCAAGAACCAGCGCAAGGAGCGCATGCGCTTCGTCAGCGCCGAACAGGTGGCGCAGCTTGCTGGTGTCTCGCGCTCGGCGGTGTCGCGCACCTTTACGCCCGGCGCCAGCGTTGCCCCTGCCACCCGCGAGCGGGTGCTGAAGGCGGCCGAAGAGCTCGGCTATCACGTCAACGACCTTGCGCGCGGCGTGCTCGCCAATCAGAGCCGGCTGGTCGGCATCGTCGCGACGCGGCCGGAAGTCGGCTTCCGCGCCCATCTGGCGGCAGCGCTTTCCAAGGCGCTGATCCAGCGCGGCAGCATCCCGATCCTGATCAATACCGGCCAGACCGAAGAGGAAATGCTGGCCGCCCAGAAGATGCTGATCGGCCACCGCGCCGAGGCGACGATCATCCTCTCCGGCTCGCCGCCGGCGAATTTCTTCGAGCTTGCGCATCGCAACGGCCAGCCGCTCGTCGTCATCGGCCGCTCCGAGCCGGATGCCGACCATGTCCGTGCCGGCAATTCAGAGGCATCGCGCAAGGCCGCCAACGCCTTTTTCGAGAAGGGCCGCCGCAAGCTTGCCGTTGCCACCTCTTTCTCGGCGACATCGAGCATCGCCGAGCGCGAGACCGCCTTCAAGACCGCAGCCGAGGCGCTCGGCGCCAGCGTCGCGATCGGCCGCGGTAAGGACTCCGACTATGACAGCGGCATCGCCGCCGCAAAGCAGCTTTTCGCCAGCGCCGCCGATTATCCGGATGCCGTCTATTGCGCCAACGACCAGATCGCCTTCGGCCTGATGGACTATGTCCGCACCACGCTCGGCCTCAGCGTTCCCGATGATGTCGCCGTCATCGGTTTCGACGACGTGCCGGAGGCCGCCTGGCTGAGCTACAGGCTCACCACCTTCCGCCAGGATCCGATCGTCATGGCGCAGCGCGCCGTCGAGCTGGTGGAAAAGCGCCTCGCCAATCCCGATTTGCCCCCCGCCTACGAACGGGTCATCCCCGAGCTTGTCGTGCGCGACAGCTTCGTGCCCTGATCCAGAAAGATACCGATGCCCTGCGAATTCCCCGACGATCCGCGCTTCGTGCTGGCGCGCGAGGTGATCCTTGAAGCTGCGGAAAAGGCACTCGCCTATTTCCGCGACCTCTCCTCTCTGGAAACCAGCCAGAAGCTCAATGGCCAGGACGTGGTCAGCGAGGCCGACAAATCGGTCGAGGCATTGATCCGCGAAAGGATCGCCGCCGCCTTCCCGGATGATGGCGTACTCGGCGAAGAAGAGGGTCTCAGCGAAGGTCCTTCCGGCTATCTCTGGGTGGTCGATCCGATCGACGGCACCAGCTGCTTCCTGCACGGCATCGACCAGTGGTGCATCTCCATTGCCGTGATGCGCGGCAGCGAGACGGTGCTCGGGCTGATCTGCCAGCCCTCGACCGGCGATCTCTTCGTCGCCAGGCAGGGTGCCGGCGCACAGCTCAACGGCCGCCCGATGGAAGTCAGCCAAACCGGCCGCATTTCGACCGGGTTGCTCGGCGTCGGCGCCAATTTCCGCATTCCGCTGCGCCAGGTGTCCTGCTTCGTGCAGCGGCTGCTCGAAGCCGGTGGCATGTTCATCCGCAACGGCTCCGGTGCCCTGATGCTGGCGCAGGTCGCCTGCGGCCGCCTTGCCGGCTACTATGAGCCGCATATCAACGCCTGGGATTGCGCCGCGGGCCTGCTGATGATCCGCGAAGCCGGCGGCTGGACCGCCGATTTCCCTGGCGAAGGCGGGACTCTCCTGACCGGCGGCCCGGTCATCGCCGCCGCGCCGCAGATGCGGGATGAATTGCTGGCGCTTGTCGAGCGCTCCCTCGAAGACGCGGAAGCCCGGTCATGAAGCTCATCCACATTTCCGATTTCCACCTCGTTCAGGCAGGTGGAACCTTGCTGGGCCTCGATCCGGCCGCGCGCATGGATGCCTGCCTCGCCGACGTCGAAGCCCATCATGCGGATGCCGATCTCGTCGTCGTCTCAGGCGATCTCTCCGAGACTGGCGGCGAGGATACCTACCGGATCCTCGAAGAACGCATTTCCCGGTCGAAGCTGCCGATCCGGCTGATGCTCGGCAATCACGATATCCGCGAAAACTTCGCCACCGTCTTTCCCGGCCAAATGGCGGAAAACGGCTTCGCACAAGCGGCGATCGATCTGCCCGAGGGACGGGTGATCACGCTGGACACGCTGGACGACGGCAAGGTGACCGGCAGGCTCTGCGACAGCAGGCTCGCCTGGCTGAAGGAGAAGCTCGAGGAGGCGAAGGACCGCCCGGTCTATCTCTTCATGCACCACCCGGCAGACAAGGTGCATCTACCGGCCCTCGACGTCTTCGGCCTTCTCGATCCCGAGCCGCTCTTTGCACTGCTGAAGGCGCATGGCGATGTCAGGCATATCTTCGCCGGGCATCTGCACCGGCTCGTGACGGGGAACTGGCAGGGCATCCCCTTCACCATCCTGCGCAGCACCAATCACCAGACGGCATTGGACTTCGTTTCGCCGACCACCACCAACTGCTTCGAACCGCCGATGTATTCGATCATTCTCGCCGATCGCGACAGCCTGATCGTCCACATTCACCAGTTCGCCGATTGAGACCGCCTCCGCTTTCCGAAAACGTTTTCCTATGGCAAGAAGAAGCCTCACGTTTTCGATCGCGGAGGAAGATCGGCTGACATGAAGGGCATCCGGCAGCTTGCCAAACATCTCGATATCTCGATCGGGACCGTCTCGCGCGCGCTGAACGGCAAGCCCGA encodes the following:
- a CDS encoding extracellular solute-binding protein — protein: MKAISRLAFALGVSVLMSGTVHAEDKTFKIWWYEDAASAAGITWKKALETFQQKHPDVKVQFELKTFDQITKSGTMILNSAEAPDLMEYNKGNAVAGLAASQGLLTDLGDVAKQRGWDKVLSDASNQLSRYDEKGIYGNGPLIGVANYGEFVSVFYNENMFKEAGVEVPKTLEDMEKVMDVFVKKGITPIAEAANDYPAQHLMYLFALSKADAKWVNDFQAIRAPLDSAPFVYAGQKLQEWVKKGYISKDSTGLKAPDMANLFETGKSPMVVTGTWYGAQFGAIKNFKASQFLFPGNVISPASTGNIWVVPKNAKNKDLAYDFIDITLSKDNQALFGNSGGLPIAADPAMVTDPVGKIEVELFNKLVAQNGLGFYPDWPVPGYYDVMLKATQAVIGGSVTPEEFAERLKEPYDEVQGDQ
- a CDS encoding sugar phosphate isomerase/epimerase, producing the protein MSNPAKSIRIGTMISASSGGAAERIGQIAGMGFESFEPFFWQTTNGQDLAELGKRCKDAIGDRDITISTLGMFGNPLEETEIDLQTLQGWKDCIENAHHFGATCVAGFTGRIRGKVLTDSLPRYREIWSELAKRAADKGVRIAFENCAMDGNWATGDWNIAHNPDAWELIFNETPDDNIGLEWEPCHQMVYLIEPLPQIRKWASKIFHVHGKDATIRWDVIKEHGIFGKEKFVFMRTPGFGDSNWTDIISELRLAGWSGSIDIEGWHDPVYRDALEMTGQVHALNHLKHARGGDFVADPG
- a CDS encoding Gfo/Idh/MocA family oxidoreductase; translation: MKLNAVLCGCGAMSKGWLRAIKETPALADAIAIRGLVDLNPEVAQALAAEFGLVDAVIGTDLNDVIAQTRADIVFDVVIPAARFAVVSAALKAGCHVLSEKPMATSLAEGAALIDLAADAGKVHAIIQNRRFISGVRRMRRFVESGAIGDLTGIHCDFFIAPHFGGFREEMDNVLLLDMAIHTFDAARYVAGKKPLAVYCVEKNPKGSWYRHGASANATFEFADDVVFTYRGSWCAEGERTSWESEWRLVGSKGMLTWDGAENFSAATSGAEPGLLHGFAPVEVPGPEHDEETHGHASVIASFIEAIRSGKRPETASSDNIRSLAMVFGAIESARTGKRVEISA
- a CDS encoding ABC transporter ATP-binding protein gives rise to the protein MNQDAFLELNSVACRYGNTKVLNDINLSIQRGEFVALLGSSGCGKTTLLRVLAGFIAPSSGTVSVRQRDVTYMPPDKRGMALVFQSYALWPHMTVAQNIGYGLKLKGVAKAAIAERVNAMQKLLGLDGLGARKPAALSGGQRQRVALGRALAVDPEILLLDEPLSNLDARIRLTVRHELRALQKRLGITAVHVTHDREEAMVMADRIVILNTGEIAQQGTPEDVYNRPASAFVAAFMGAENVLFLEGSPQGDSFHIAAGPANAAGSVALLGRQLQAGAVEARFRPEAAQLLPMDTPIAAPGMTFTGEVTAVSYPGGHWRHSVRLGDREIMADAPRAFEPGDRVQVHVGPDALFLFNSPESNPAISISRSAAGKAHA
- a CDS encoding extracellular solute-binding protein, yielding MKRLTYAAFAVALAALPVKADELTVATAGDQNMVDYINQYLGPLFEKTYPGNTVRAVGTGPGDAGSQKILERFDAQQAANTANWDIDVAVVHEKFAGPMVQKGYLEKYRSAIDTGKLVSRDNAKNALGSDVDGYVMPMFNSQTAIAYNPTLVPNPPKSYTELAAWAKEHPKQFGYNGIKGGASGVSFVMGWIYAFGGGDANNLMTGPFKQDETAKWGDAFKSLADFTKNATLTPGNAGTLDLLSRGEIAMGPVWVDMFYSWQANGQLPPELKLVLPAPGMPGQPMHYVVPAKASHKDLAEKFIALATSPEVQADGIVKKFNWYPGIDAQFVKPKLDDATWNKLFVDITPEDLATKGKPFPIAQYNTAILEAYEQSVK
- a CDS encoding ABC transporter permease subunit, yielding MSRRLLGLLLVLPALAVIAFLFILPLVMSAVGAFRIEGGGFGWDNFYKTFDLYTKDIVFSVVIITISTILIGLASIAIGGYLTLGEHPVAVAILRWLYRWPMFIPFIVVGQILRTFLAKSGLMNSTLISLGLLTPLDAQSYLDWRGIVIAFVWKQTPFVALLVAGAMASVNRDTIEAARNLGASKLRVLFEILVPQVSVTLTVGLILSFVTMMSVLSVPLMINAQSPTMLTADIAFRVNAYGDYGVANALGLVSLVLASSVAWIYLRQSLKERA
- a CDS encoding ABC transporter permease subunit, which translates into the protein MSTATLSATQSHPLSALWWIPRAIIFGLMAFFIFGPLANLLLWTVAEKWYFPHSLPLQYGFSSWAKVFAPRGGAVESLTNSLVVAVLTVVVSLLLAIPAGYALARLKLPFRALILLAFLIPQAFPNLTVYVNVARIFYEIRLNGTILGVVLVHASHGLVYAVWIATAAFSAIDEELEQAARSAGASAMRAFMDITLPLAAPGLMASAIFVFLESLDEFTGSYFVGAPDVNMLPLLLYTAGSGGNYQIASITALLLLIPSLVFMLIVERFLKADVLSRVGH
- a CDS encoding LacI family DNA-binding transcriptional regulator, which encodes MNDGPTNDLKNQRKERMRFVSAEQVAQLAGVSRSAVSRTFTPGASVAPATRERVLKAAEELGYHVNDLARGVLANQSRLVGIVATRPEVGFRAHLAAALSKALIQRGSIPILINTGQTEEEMLAAQKMLIGHRAEATIILSGSPPANFFELAHRNGQPLVVIGRSEPDADHVRAGNSEASRKAANAFFEKGRRKLAVATSFSATSSIAERETAFKTAAEALGASVAIGRGKDSDYDSGIAAAKQLFASAADYPDAVYCANDQIAFGLMDYVRTTLGLSVPDDVAVIGFDDVPEAAWLSYRLTTFRQDPIVMAQRAVELVEKRLANPDLPPAYERVIPELVVRDSFVP
- a CDS encoding inositol monophosphatase translates to MPCEFPDDPRFVLAREVILEAAEKALAYFRDLSSLETSQKLNGQDVVSEADKSVEALIRERIAAAFPDDGVLGEEEGLSEGPSGYLWVVDPIDGTSCFLHGIDQWCISIAVMRGSETVLGLICQPSTGDLFVARQGAGAQLNGRPMEVSQTGRISTGLLGVGANFRIPLRQVSCFVQRLLEAGGMFIRNGSGALMLAQVACGRLAGYYEPHINAWDCAAGLLMIREAGGWTADFPGEGGTLLTGGPVIAAAPQMRDELLALVERSLEDAEARS
- a CDS encoding phosphodiesterase, which codes for MKLIHISDFHLVQAGGTLLGLDPAARMDACLADVEAHHADADLVVVSGDLSETGGEDTYRILEERISRSKLPIRLMLGNHDIRENFATVFPGQMAENGFAQAAIDLPEGRVITLDTLDDGKVTGRLCDSRLAWLKEKLEEAKDRPVYLFMHHPADKVHLPALDVFGLLDPEPLFALLKAHGDVRHIFAGHLHRLVTGNWQGIPFTILRSTNHQTALDFVSPTTTNCFEPPMYSIILADRDSLIVHIHQFAD